GGTGGTCGACTTCCTGAACGAGAAGATCGGCAAGATCGTCAGCGATCCGCAGATCGTGGCGGTATGGGCCAAGAGCGGCGTGACGCCGATGAAAATGACGCCCGCGCAGTTCACCGACTTCCTGAAGGGCGACATCGACAAGTGGGGCGCGATCGTCAAGTCGGCGAACATCAAGGTGGATTGAGCGTCATGGCAGAGCACGCCGCGATCGCTTTCACCTTGAACGGCCGGCCCGCGCAGCTGAGCGTGGATGGCGAACGGCGGCTGCTCGATGTGCTGCGCAATGACCTGGACCTGAAAAGCAGCCATTACGGCTGCGGTTCCGGCGAATGCGGTGCCTGCTTCGTGCTGCTGGACGACCGCGCGGTTCCCGCCTGCGATACGCCGATGTGGGCGGTCGCGGGCAAACGCGTGGTGACGTCCGAAGGCCTGGGCACGCCGCGCGACCCTCACCCGCTGCAGGCCGCGTTCATCGCGGAACAGGCCGCGCAATGCGGCTACTGCACATCGGGCATGCTGATCGCGGGTGCCGCGCTGCTGCAGCGTTGTCCGCGGCCCTCGGATGTCCAGATCCGCGAGGGCATGGAACGCAACCTGTGCCGCTGCGGTACGCAGCTGCGCGTCATCAAGGCGATACGACGCGCGGCCAAGGTCAGCGCCGGCGGGCCTGACGGGAGCGATGCGGACGCCGCGAATCGCGGCCAGGGGGACGACTCCCGATGACAACGCCCCCTTCCCTGCCCCCCAGCCTGCAGGCCAACGCCAGACTGTCGACCTGGCTGCGCGTGGATCCGTCAGGCTATATCGAAGTCCGTTCCGGCAAAGTAGAAATCGGCCAGGGCATATTGACGGCGTTGGCGCAGATCGCCGCCGAGGAGCTGGACGTCGCGTTCGACCGCATCCGCATGGTGCCCGCGGACACGGCGAACAGCCCCGACGAAGCCGTGACTTCGGGCAGCCTGTCCATCCAGCACTCCGGCTCGGCCTTGCGGCACGCCTGCGCGCAGGCGCGCGCCCTTCTGCTGGAGACGGCCGCGGCGCGGCACGGCGTCGCCGTCGATACCTTGACCGTGATCGACGGCGCCATTCATCGCGGCGGCGTGCGGCTGGCGGCGTATTGGGAGCTGGCCGACGAGGCGCTGCTGGACCGTGCCGCGAGCCCGCAGGTCGCGCCCAAGCGGCGCGACGCCTATCGCATCGTCGGCAACGCGCAAGCGCGGGCCGACATCGCCGAGAAAGTCTTCGGACAGTTTCGCTTTATCCATGACCTGGCGCTGCCCGGCATGGTCCACGGACGCATGGTGCGCCCGCCATCGCCCGACGCGGAGCTGCTGGATTGGGACGCGGATGGCGTCTCGGCGTGGGACGGCATCCTGGCGGTGTGCCGCGATGGCTCGCTGGCCGGTGTCGTGGCCGAAACCGAGGCGCTGGCCGAGCGGGCCGCCGCCGCGCTGGCCAAGTCCGCCCGCTGGCGCGAGCGGGCCACGCTGCCCGACGTCGATGCGCTACCCGCATGGCTCAAGACGCTGCGCACGGTGGACATGCGGTTGGGCAACGCGGGAGACGCCGCGCCCGATCCCAACAGCGACACGAGCCCCGCTGGCCACACTGCGGCCGGGGCCGCGCGCAGGACATTCCGCGCCGCGTACAGCAAGCCATTCATCAAGCATGGCTCCATCGGCCCGTCCTGCGCGCTGGCGCTGGCTGGCGAGGGCACGCTTCAGGTGTGGAGCCATACGCAAGGCATTTTCAATCTGCGCAAGGACCTGAGCCTGGCGTTCGCATTGCCGGAGACGGCCATCGTCGTCCGCCACGTCCAGGGCGCCGGCTGCTATGGGCACAACGGCGCGGACGACGTCGCCTACGACGCTGCCTGGCTGGCGCGGCGCTGTCCAGGGCGGCCGGTGCGCGTGCAATGGTCTCGCGCCGACGAACTGAACTGGTCGCCGCATGGCCCGGCGATGTCGATCGAACTGCGGGCCGACGTGGACGAAGACGGCCGCATCGTGGCATGGCGGCATGAGCTATGGAGTCCCGGCCACGGCCTGCGGCCCGGCCGTTCGTCCACGCCGACGCTGCTGGGTTCCTGGTACCTGGAGCGGCCTTTCGAGCGGCTGCATTCGGTGGATGCGCCACGCGCGGCGGGCGGCGGCGCCGATCGCAACGCCGAACCGATCTATCGATTCGAAACCACGGATGTGCTGTGCCACCGGGTGCTGGATGTCCCCCTGCGGACATCGTCCCTGCGCGCGCTCGGCGCCTATGGCAACGTCTTCGCCATCGAGTCCTTCATGGACGAACTGGCACGCGCGGCGCACGCCGACCCCCTGGCCTACCGCCTGGCACACCTGGCCGATGCGCGAGGCATCGCCGTCCTGCGACAGGCCGCCGCGATGGCGAACTGGGAAACCCGTATCGAGCCGCGCGGCGAAGGCCAGGGCATGGGTATCGGTTTCGCGCGCTACAAGAATACCGGCGCCTACTGCGCCGTGGTCGCCGATGTCGACGTGCAGGAGCAGGTACGCGTGCGTCGCCTGTGGATCGCCGTGGACGTCGGCCTGGTCATCAACCCCGATGGCGTACGGCAGCAGATCGAAGGCGGCGCGCTGCAGGCGGTCAGTTGGACGCTGATGGAGGCGGCACGCTTCGACCGCACCCGTATGCTGGGCGATAACTGGCAGGATTACCCCATGCTGCGATTCTCGCAGGTGCCCGAAGTGGAAGTGGCCATCGTGCAGCATCCCGGCGACGACCCGGTCGGTGCGGGGGAAGGATCGCTCGGCCCCACGGCGGCCGCGATCGGCAACGCCGTCTTCGACGCCCTGGGCGTGCGGGTGCGCGACCTGCCGCTGACCTTCGAACGCATCGCCGCCGCCATGGAAGACGAGCCCTGAAACCAAGATCCGCGCGCGATACCGCGCGGAAGAAAACCCGGAATCAACCAAGGATACGGATGAAACTGAACCTCTTCAGCGGCGGAGCCGCGAAAGCCGTCGTCACCGGCCTGCAGGCCGAGTTCGAACAACGCCACGGCGCCACGCTGCAAGCCAGCTTCGGCGCGGTGGGCACGATGCGCGACCAGTTGCTGGCCGGCGCGCCCTGCGATGTGATCATTCTTTCCGATGCGCTGATCAAGGACCTGGAAAAGCAGGGGCACGTGGTCGCCGGCAGCGCCCGTCCCCTGGGACGGGTCGAAACCGGCGTGGCCGTGCGCACCGGCGAGCCGGCCGTCGCCGTTGACGACGGCGCCGCGCTGAAGGCCACGCTGGCCGCGGCGCGTGGGCTGTACGTGCCCCATCTGCAGCAGTCGACCGCCGGGCAGCACATCGCCAACGTGCTGCGCAGGCTGGGGCTGGACGGGGCCCTGGCGGGCCGCATACACGAGTATCCCAACGGCGCCGTGGCGATGGGCGAATTGGCCCGGACGACAGGCGACGGCATGATCGGCTGCACGCAGGTTACCGAGATCCTGTACACGCCGGGCGTTACGCTGGTGGGGGAACTGCCGAAGGAATATGGCCTGAGCACCGTATACACGGCGGCATGCTGCAGCAAGGCGGCCGATCCGGCGGGCGCCAGGGCCTTCGTCGACGCGCTGGGCGGCGCGGACTCCCTGGCGCTGCGCAGGCAGGCCGGTTTCGTGGTCTGAACTATCTGTGCAAAAGGCGTCGCATGGCCAGGGCCGCGGCGACGCCTATGACCAGCGTGAACATGAAGGCGGCCACCGCCAGGATGGGCGCCTGGTCCATGAAGTCGCCGGTCAGCGTCGCGAACAATACGCCGCCGCCATTCAAGACCGCCAGCGCCGCGCATCCGGTAAGGGTGGCCCCAAGACGACTGGCGCGCGCGCATAATGCGCCGCCCAAAATGGCGATGGCCACTACCGTGGCCATTCCCCAGAACAGACTTTCATACGCCATCGCATGGCCGCCTTCGGACGAAAAGCGGCAGTGTAACGGCCAAATTACCCGTTGCGCGAATACTCGGGCTCACCGTTGTAGCGAACGCCGCGTATGCCCTGGAACAGCTGGCGGCAATTGCGTTCCGCTTCGTCCTGCGACGCGAAGGCTCGGCCGCCTGCGAGGGTCCAGCACTTCTCCGGCGCGTTGACGCCGATCTTGCGAGTCCACACCTGCACCCGGTATTTGCGGTCCTCGTCGGCGGCCACCGCGCAACGCACACGAAATCCATTGACCGTACGAGTCTCCATGTGAACTCCCTTGAGTGAGCAGCTCGCCGGGATGGCGGCCAGTGAGCGGCATTTTGCCGCGCCAACCAGGACGCCTTTATTGCGGCCTGGAAACTAAAAGCGATAAAGATTTTCTGAGTACGAAAGCCATTCGGGCGAAAAAACGTCGGCGCGGCACTGCGGCTGGGCCGCTCTTTGTAACGGCGTGTGAATACGAGGGCGTCGACTACGGATGAGCAGACCTGTTTCACCCCATTTCGCCACTGGGGATGCCCTCGGTAATTTGCCACACGAAAAACCACAAAACCCTAAAATCACACAGAACGCGCCGGCCGATGTAGCGGATTGTCGCCTTTTGATGACTTGCACGGCGGGCGCGGCTTCGCGTTTTCCCCGACAATGGGGCCGTCATTTTCCACAGCTGCCTGGCAGCAAAGCGCAGGAACATCATGATCAAACGTTGGATAGTCTCTGGTCTTGGCGCCGCCGCCCTGCTGGCCTCGGGTGTCGCGATGGCTCGTGTGGATGTAGGGATTTCCATCGGCGTTCCGCCGCTGATCGTCGGCGCCCCGGTCTATGCCGCGCCCGCCCCGGTCTATGTCGCCCCGCCGCCCCCGGTCTACGTGGCGCCGCCTCCCATCGTGGTGGCCCCGCGCCCGGTCTATGTCGCGCCGCGGCCCTACTATTACCCCGGCCCTTACTATGGTCCCCGTTACCACGGCGGCCCGCGCTACTATCACGAGCGCTGGGACGGCCATCACGGCAAGGGCCATCGCCACTGATCCCCTGGCGGGGGTAACTCCCGCCCATGACGGTGCCGCGCCGTCCGGCCCAAAAACAAACCCGCCTCGGCGGGTTTGTTTTTGGGGGTTGCGGCCAGGGGCCCCGAACGGGGCGACGGCGCCGGCCGGGCCGGCTTGCGCGGACTCAGGGACGCAGCACCGATACGCCCCCCATATAGGGCTGCAAGGCCTGGGGGACGAGCACCGAACCGTCGGCCTGCTGGTAGTTCTCCAGGACGGCGACCATCGTACGGCCCACCGCCAGGCCGGAGCCATTCAAAGTATGGACGAACTCCGGCTTGCCCTGCGCATTGCGGAAACGCCCCTGCATCCGACGCGCCTGGAAGTTCTCGCAATTCGATACGGATGAGATCTCGCGCCAGGTATTCTGGGCCGGCAGCCAGACTTCCAGATCGAAAGTCTTCGCGGAATTGAAGCCCATGTCGCCCGTGCACAGCAGCATGACGCGATACGGCAGCCCCAGCAGTTGCAGGACACGTTCGGCGTGGCCGACCATCTCGTCCAGGGCCGCATAGGACTTCTCCGGCTGCACAATCTGCACCATTTCAACTTTATCGAACTGGTGCTGGCGGATCATGCCGCGGGTGTCGCGGCCGCCGCTGCCCGCTTCCGAACGGAAGCAGGGCGTATGGGCCGTCAGCTTCAGGGGCAGGTCGCCATCGGCCAGGATGGCGTCGCGGGCGACGCTGGTCAGCGTGACTTCCGACGTGGAAATCAGGTATTGGTCTTCGCGGACGTACGGTTTGCCTGCGTCATCCACGCGGGGGTCGTCGTCGGCGCCACCCTTGGTCACCCAGAACATATCGTCCTTGAACTTCGGCAACTGGCCCACGCCGTACAGCGTGGAACTGTTGACGATGTAGGGCGTATAGCATTCCGTATAACCATGCTGGCCGGTGTGCAGATCCAGCATGAATTGCGCCAGCGCCCGATGCAGGCGCGCGATCTGGCCGCGCATGAAGGAAAAGCGCGCCCCTGACAGTTTGGCCGCCGTATCGAAATCCAGGCCCAGGGGCTCGCCGACGGCGACGTGGTCCTTCGGTTCGAAAGGCAAAGGCGGGGGATTGCCGTCCGGGCCGGCCTCGGCGGGAAGCCAGCGGCGGACTTCCACGTTATCGTCGCTGGACGCACCGACCGGCACGCTGGGATGCGGCAGGTTGGGTACCACGCGCAGCAGCTCCGTGAGCGATTCCTGCACCTCGGCCAGGTCTTCTTCCAACTGCTTCAGGCGCGCGGGCAGGGCCTGCGATTCGGCCATCACGGCGCTGGCGTCTTCCCCTTTGGCCTTGAGCTGGCCGATCTGCTTGGCCAGGGCATTGCGCCGCGCCTGCAAGGACTCTGTCTCTGTCTGCACGGACTTGCGGCGAGATTCCAGCGCATTGAAGCGTTCCATATCGAACTGGACGCCGCGGGTCTTGAGCCGGTCGACGACGGTTTGCAGGTCTTTGCGCAGCAGGGTGGGGTCAAGCATGGTTCTCTGGGGGGGCGGGTTACAGGGGGGCGGGGCCGCGGGGCCCTACCGCTTGCCGGACTTGGCCTGGGCGTCCAAATCGCGCAGGAAGGCCAGCTTCTGCTGGATTTTAGCTTCCAGACCGCGATCGGTCGGCTGGTAGAAGGTGGGATGCAGGCCATCGGGAAAGTAATCTTCTCCCGCGGCATAACCGTGCGGTTCGTCGTGGGCGTAGCGATAGGCGTGGCCGTGCCCCAACTGCTTCATCAGCTTGGTGGGCGCGTTGCGCAGGTGTATGGGCACCGGCGCGCTGCCGTGTTCCTCCGCATAGCGGCGCGCGGCGTTGTAGGCGTTGTAGACCGCGTTGGACTTGGCCGCGCAGGCCAGGTATACGACGGCCTGGGCCAGGGCCAGTTCTCCTTCGGGCGAGCCCAGGCGTTCGTAGATGTCCGCGCCGTTCAGGGCGATCTCGGTCGCGCGCGGATCGGCCAGGCCGATATCCTCGATGGCCATGCGCACGAGGCGGCGCGAGAGATAACGGGGGTCCGCGCCGCCATCGATCATGCGCGCGAACCAGTACAGCGCGGCGTCGGGGTCCGAGCCACGCACCGACTTGTGCAACGCGCTGATCTGGTCGTAGAAGGCATCGCCGCCCTTGTCGAAGCGGCGCAGGTTTTGCGATAGCGACGTTTCCAGCCATTCAGCATCGACGATGTCGCGATGCGCCGTACGCGCCGACTCCGCGACGACTTCGACGGCGTTGATCAGCCGGCGCGCATCGCCGTCGGCCCAGCCGGCCAGCTGTTCGCGCGCGCTGTCGTCAAAGCGCATGGCCGCGTCGTCCGGAAAAGTGGCATTCAGCTCTACCAGGGCGCGGTCGATCAGCTGCATCAGTTCCTGCGCGGTCAGCGATTGCAGGACATACACGCGGGCGCGCGACAACAGCGCGGAATTGACCTCGAAAGAGGGATTTTCCGTGGTGGCGCCGATGAAGGTGAACAGGCCGCTTTCCACATAGGGCAGGAAGGCGTCCTGCTGAGCCTTGTTGAAGCGGTGGACTTCGTCGACGAAGAGGATGGTGCGGCGTCCCTGGCCTTGGGCGACCTGGGCCACCGCGACCGCGTCGCGGATGTCCTTGACGCCGCCCAGCACGGCCGAAATGGCGATGAACTGGGAGTCGAAGCCATCGGCCATCAGGCGCGCCAGCGTGGTTTTGCCCACGCCCGGCGGCCCCCAGAAGATCATGGAATGCGGACGCCCGGACTGGAAGGCCACGCGCAGGGGCTTGCCTTCGCCCAGCAGATGGGATTGCCCGACGACATCGTCCAGGGTGCGCGGACGCAGGCGTTCCGCCAGCGGCACGTGGGCCCGCTGCGTCGGGTCCGCGGCGAACAGATCGTTGCTCATGGGATGGAAAGAGACCGAATCGAGAAGGTATTACACCAGATATGGGGGCGCCGATGCCTTTGGCCAAGCCCCGGCCGGCCCCGGAGGGATCCCTCAGAAGCCGATTTCCCGGTGCAGCACCGCCATTGCGCTGCGCAGATAGCGCCAGCTCGGTACGGCCCATTTGCCGAACACCACGACCTTGCCGCGCCAGGCATGCTGGGCCGCGGTCGCGTCGGTCGACAGCACTTTCAGGCTGACGCGGTAGATGGGGCGTTCCGGATAGAACTGGCCGTTCTTTTCCCGCGCCACCACGCTGCCGCCGAACAGGTTGGACAGCTCCGGCTCGGACAGGGTCCGGCTGGTATCGCGATCGATGCCGGTGATCTCGACGCGGGCGACGGGCCCCTCGGGCGTGTCGGAATAAAACTTTCCGGTGTCGCCGACCGAAATCAGGTTCAGCTCATCCTCATCCAGGTAGGCGATCGCCACCTGCCCCTGATCGGAGACCAGGCGGGCCAGCGGTTCCTGCTTGGCCATCCATACCCCCGGCCGCGCCTCCGGATTCACATCGGTGAGCACCCCCGCGAAAGGCGCCACCGGCGCGTAGCGGGCGGCATCCGCGTCGACCGCCGCGATCTCGGCCTCGGCCGCACCCAGTTGTTCGCGCGATACCTGCAATTGGGTACGCTGTTCCTTGTCGAAGGACGCGGCGGCGGTTTGCCAGCGCAGGCTTTCGATACGGGCCAGGGCGCTCTGCCTGCGGGCGGCAAGATCGGGAGACGACAGCTGCAGCAGAACCGCGCCTGGCTCCACGCGCTGGCCGTCCGCGACCGGCATGGCCTGGACCCGCGCATGGGCGGGTGCATAGATCACCAGTTGATCGGCGGGACGCAGCAGCGCGCTGACGGCGACCCGGCTGGGCCAGGGCATGCCCAGCAGGAGCACGAGCGCCAGCGCGACGATGGCGCTATGGCGGGCCCGGCGTCGCGTCCGGATCGCCGGCCATAGCCTGCGCCAGGCCTGCAATTCGCAAAACAGCGGCAGCAGCAGGAACCAGCCGATTTCCACGGCGAAAAGCAGGATGCCCACGGCCTTGATGAAGAAGGCATACACCAGGGCCGCGATGCCCAGGAAAACCACAAGGCGATAGATCCAGGTTGCGTAGGCGAAGAGGATCAGGCCGGCCTGCCGATGGCGGGGAAAATGTTCCGGCGGCGGCTCGCCCAGGGCGAACAGCCGTTCGCGCAGGTCCCAGCGCGCCAGCGCGAACGCGCGGGTATGCAGGTTGGGCATTTCCAGCCAATCCGACAGCAGGAAGTAGCCGTCGAAGCGCATGAAGGGACTCATGTTGATGGCGACGGTCGCGAACCAGGTCGTGGTGGCGAGCAGGAAAGCCAGCGATTTGAGCGTGCCGTCGGGCAGCACCGCCCAGGCCCAGGTCGCCCAGGCGGCGACGATCAGCTCGGTCGCCACGCCTGCGCCGACCACGGCCAGACGCTGCCGCCGCCGCGTCAGCCGCCAGACGTCGTTGGTATCGGTATACGCGACGGGCCACATGACGAGAAAGGCAATGCCCATGGCGGGCACCTTGCAGCCCAGTCTCTTGGCAGTCACGGCATGGCCCAGTTCGTGCAGCGTTTTGACCGCCGCCAGCGTGACGGCGTAGCTGGCCAGCCCGGACCACGAGATCGTATCCACCAGCGTAGCGGTGAAACGGTCCCACTGGCGATAGACCTCGACCAGGCCCCAGCCCAGCGCCGCCAGCGTGAGGCAGAGAAACGCGCGGGAATACAAAAAAGACAGGCGCGGCGCCCATCGGGTCAGCCAGGCATCCGGCCTGACGAGGGGTATGCGAAAGAACAGATAGTTATGCAGCAGCCAGGTGCCGAGTCCCCCACGATGCCGGCGCAGCCGACTGGCGTAGTCCGCGGCGGCGCCGGGCTGGGGCCGGAGCAGTTCGTTGTCGCGCAGGAAGGCAACGACGTCCGCGACGTCGGCATGCTCGATCTGCAAGGTCGTCTCGCGGCTGGCGACTGCCGCGATCGCGGACGGCTCGCCCAGGTGCCAGCGGCTGAGGATCTCGAACGTGGGCCAATCGATCTGGAAAAACCGGTTGCGCACGGGATCGTGCAGCGTATGGCTGGGCTGGCCGTCGGCCAGCACCGGCCCCGGCATCAATGCGAGCTCCTCGCGCAGCGGTGGCAGGACTTCCTTCATGGGCGCCGGCTCATAGCCCGACGTGCTGCCGGATCGTGGCCAATGGCCGACGCAGCATCCAATAGACCAGCGGCACCCGGTCGCCGATCAGCTTGGCGGTGCCTTTCAGCCCCACGCGTTGGCCGGCGCCGCCGTCGATGCGGGCCCGCACGCGGTAGGCGTAGCTGCCGTCGGGACGAGGCACGGCGTCGTGGGCGACGTAGCGCACGCGCGCCGACACGGAGTCCAACGGCGCGGAAGCAAGATAGAGTTCGACCATGGCCCCGCTCTCCAGCGGGATCGCGTCGCCGATGGGTAGCCACGCCTCGACTTCCACGTCGTCCGGCGCGGCGATGCGCATGATGCGTTCGCCCGTCTGGACGGGTTTGCCTATCCATTCGCTGGGGTCGTCGAAGAGCGCGATACCGTCGCGGGGCGCGGTGACGCGGGATCGCTCGAACTGGCCGCGCGCGTAGGCGGCTTCGGCCTGTTTTTCTTCGATCTTTCCGCTCAGGATGGCCAGCTGCGCCTTGGATTTGGGATCGGACAAAGCTTGCTGGGCGTATTGCCGGTATTCGGCCTGCGCCGTGGCCAGCGTCTGCCTGGCGACTTCCAATCGGGTGGCGATGGGCGCTTCATCGAAGTTGAACAGCGCCTGGCCCGTCTTCACGGCCTGATTGGGCTGGACCTGGAATTGCGCGACCACCCCGTCCACGGGGGCGCGGATAACGGCTGGATCCGCCGGCACCAGCTCGCCCGGCGCCAGCACGGACAACCGCACCGGGCAGGACAGTATCGCCAGCACCAGCGCGGCGACCAGGGTGCGGCGCTGTCTCCACCAGGGCATGCCGGGCTTGCGCCCGATCATGGCCTGCGCGGCGAGTCTGGCGCGCTGCCAGGACCATCCCGCGGTGCCGCCCTGCCCGCGCCAGGCGTGATGCCAGGCATCGACCCACTCCACCAGCAAGGCAAGGGCGTCGCCGGACCATGGAACGTCCGCCGCGAGGAATACGCCGCCGCCCGCGCCTTCGCGCGCACGACCGCTGAAGGGCAGCCACAGGCCGTAAGGCGGCAGCCATTCCGTCCATTCGGCGGCCAGGACAGCGGGCAGATCGGAGGCTGTTACAGGCATCGCGGACGCGGACCTGTCGTGCAGGACGCGACAGACCTTGGCCAGCCATTGCGCGTATGGGGCATTGGCTTCCGGCTCCACGACGCCGGACAGCGATTCCAGGCCCTTGTCGGCCAGCCACAGCGCGCCTTGCCGGTAAGGCGCCAGGGCATGGGTGTCATTGACGA
Above is a genomic segment from Bordetella genomosp. 11 containing:
- a CDS encoding (2Fe-2S)-binding protein, which gives rise to MAEHAAIAFTLNGRPAQLSVDGERRLLDVLRNDLDLKSSHYGCGSGECGACFVLLDDRAVPACDTPMWAVAGKRVVTSEGLGTPRDPHPLQAAFIAEQAAQCGYCTSGMLIAGAALLQRCPRPSDVQIREGMERNLCRCGTQLRVIKAIRRAAKVSAGGPDGSDADAANRGQGDDSR
- a CDS encoding xanthine dehydrogenase family protein molybdopterin-binding subunit; its protein translation is MTTPPSLPPSLQANARLSTWLRVDPSGYIEVRSGKVEIGQGILTALAQIAAEELDVAFDRIRMVPADTANSPDEAVTSGSLSIQHSGSALRHACAQARALLLETAAARHGVAVDTLTVIDGAIHRGGVRLAAYWELADEALLDRAASPQVAPKRRDAYRIVGNAQARADIAEKVFGQFRFIHDLALPGMVHGRMVRPPSPDAELLDWDADGVSAWDGILAVCRDGSLAGVVAETEALAERAAAALAKSARWRERATLPDVDALPAWLKTLRTVDMRLGNAGDAAPDPNSDTSPAGHTAAGAARRTFRAAYSKPFIKHGSIGPSCALALAGEGTLQVWSHTQGIFNLRKDLSLAFALPETAIVVRHVQGAGCYGHNGADDVAYDAAWLARRCPGRPVRVQWSRADELNWSPHGPAMSIELRADVDEDGRIVAWRHELWSPGHGLRPGRSSTPTLLGSWYLERPFERLHSVDAPRAAGGGADRNAEPIYRFETTDVLCHRVLDVPLRTSSLRALGAYGNVFAIESFMDELARAAHADPLAYRLAHLADARGIAVLRQAAAMANWETRIEPRGEGQGMGIGFARYKNTGAYCAVVADVDVQEQVRVRRLWIAVDVGLVINPDGVRQQIEGGALQAVSWTLMEAARFDRTRMLGDNWQDYPMLRFSQVPEVEVAIVQHPGDDPVGAGEGSLGPTAAAIGNAVFDALGVRVRDLPLTFERIAAAMEDEP
- a CDS encoding molybdate ABC transporter substrate-binding protein, whose protein sequence is MKLNLFSGGAAKAVVTGLQAEFEQRHGATLQASFGAVGTMRDQLLAGAPCDVIILSDALIKDLEKQGHVVAGSARPLGRVETGVAVRTGEPAVAVDDGAALKATLAAARGLYVPHLQQSTAGQHIANVLRRLGLDGALAGRIHEYPNGAVAMGELARTTGDGMIGCTQVTEILYTPGVTLVGELPKEYGLSTVYTAACCSKAADPAGARAFVDALGGADSLALRRQAGFVV
- a CDS encoding virulence factor, producing the protein MKRWIVSGLGAAALLASGVAMARVDVGISIGVPPLIVGAPVYAAPAPVYVAPPPPVYVAPPPIVVAPRPVYVAPRPYYYPGPYYGPRYHGGPRYYHERWDGHHGKGHRH
- the serS gene encoding serine--tRNA ligase, yielding MLDPTLLRKDLQTVVDRLKTRGVQFDMERFNALESRRKSVQTETESLQARRNALAKQIGQLKAKGEDASAVMAESQALPARLKQLEEDLAEVQESLTELLRVVPNLPHPSVPVGASSDDNVEVRRWLPAEAGPDGNPPPLPFEPKDHVAVGEPLGLDFDTAAKLSGARFSFMRGQIARLHRALAQFMLDLHTGQHGYTECYTPYIVNSSTLYGVGQLPKFKDDMFWVTKGGADDDPRVDDAGKPYVREDQYLISTSEVTLTSVARDAILADGDLPLKLTAHTPCFRSEAGSGGRDTRGMIRQHQFDKVEMVQIVQPEKSYAALDEMVGHAERVLQLLGLPYRVMLLCTGDMGFNSAKTFDLEVWLPAQNTWREISSVSNCENFQARRMQGRFRNAQGKPEFVHTLNGSGLAVGRTMVAVLENYQQADGSVLVPQALQPYMGGVSVLRP
- a CDS encoding replication-associated recombination protein A, producing the protein MSNDLFAADPTQRAHVPLAERLRPRTLDDVVGQSHLLGEGKPLRVAFQSGRPHSMIFWGPPGVGKTTLARLMADGFDSQFIAISAVLGGVKDIRDAVAVAQVAQGQGRRTILFVDEVHRFNKAQQDAFLPYVESGLFTFIGATTENPSFEVNSALLSRARVYVLQSLTAQELMQLIDRALVELNATFPDDAAMRFDDSAREQLAGWADGDARRLINAVEVVAESARTAHRDIVDAEWLETSLSQNLRRFDKGGDAFYDQISALHKSVRGSDPDAALYWFARMIDGGADPRYLSRRLVRMAIEDIGLADPRATEIALNGADIYERLGSPEGELALAQAVVYLACAAKSNAVYNAYNAARRYAEEHGSAPVPIHLRNAPTKLMKQLGHGHAYRYAHDEPHGYAAGEDYFPDGLHPTFYQPTDRGLEAKIQQKLAFLRDLDAQAKSGKR
- a CDS encoding HlyD family efflux transporter periplasmic adaptor subunit, with the protein product MKEVLPPLREELALMPGPVLADGQPSHTLHDPVRNRFFQIDWPTFEILSRWHLGEPSAIAAVASRETTLQIEHADVADVVAFLRDNELLRPQPGAAADYASRLRRHRGGLGTWLLHNYLFFRIPLVRPDAWLTRWAPRLSFLYSRAFLCLTLAALGWGLVEVYRQWDRFTATLVDTISWSGLASYAVTLAAVKTLHELGHAVTAKRLGCKVPAMGIAFLVMWPVAYTDTNDVWRLTRRRQRLAVVGAGVATELIVAAWATWAWAVLPDGTLKSLAFLLATTTWFATVAINMSPFMRFDGYFLLSDWLEMPNLHTRAFALARWDLRERLFALGEPPPEHFPRHRQAGLILFAYATWIYRLVVFLGIAALVYAFFIKAVGILLFAVEIGWFLLLPLFCELQAWRRLWPAIRTRRRARHSAIVALALVLLLGMPWPSRVAVSALLRPADQLVIYAPAHARVQAMPVADGQRVEPGAVLLQLSSPDLAARRQSALARIESLRWQTAAASFDKEQRTQLQVSREQLGAAEAEIAAVDADAARYAPVAPFAGVLTDVNPEARPGVWMAKQEPLARLVSDQGQVAIAYLDEDELNLISVGDTGKFYSDTPEGPVARVEITGIDRDTSRTLSEPELSNLFGGSVVAREKNGQFYPERPIYRVSLKVLSTDATAAQHAWRGKVVVFGKWAVPSWRYLRSAMAVLHREIGF
- a CDS encoding efflux RND transporter periplasmic adaptor subunit, which produces MNAAAQASAATHPLLVLLDLCRRARVADSAAELAFLVVNDTHALAPYRQGALWLADKGLESLSGVVEPEANAPYAQWLAKVCRVLHDRSASAMPVTASDLPAVLAAEWTEWLPPYGLWLPFSGRAREGAGGGVFLAADVPWSGDALALLVEWVDAWHHAWRGQGGTAGWSWQRARLAAQAMIGRKPGMPWWRQRRTLVAALVLAILSCPVRLSVLAPGELVPADPAVIRAPVDGVVAQFQVQPNQAVKTGQALFNFDEAPIATRLEVARQTLATAQAEYRQYAQQALSDPKSKAQLAILSGKIEEKQAEAAYARGQFERSRVTAPRDGIALFDDPSEWIGKPVQTGERIMRIAAPDDVEVEAWLPIGDAIPLESGAMVELYLASAPLDSVSARVRYVAHDAVPRPDGSYAYRVRARIDGGAGQRVGLKGTAKLIGDRVPLVYWMLRRPLATIRQHVGL